CGCCACCTGGGGTGTCTCGGGGAGCACCTCATGCATCGCCCTGATTCCCGTCAGGTTGGCGGGATTGTGCAGCGGCGCCAGGGGGATGCACTCCTCGATGGCGGCGAAGACCTTGTCGTCCACAATGACGGACTGCGAGAAATGTTCGCCGCCGTGGACCACCCTGTGGCCGACAGCCTTCAGCTCGTCGAGACTCTGCAGCACGCCGTCTTCCGGGGACTGCAGCAGGGCGAGCACCTCGCTGACACCCTTTTTGTGGTTCGGGATGTCCACATCGACAAACTTCTTCTCCGAGCCGTTCTTCTCGTGCTTGATCCTCGATCCGTCGATGCCGATGCGCTCCACGAGACCCTTGCAGAGGACATCCTCTGTGGTCATGTCGAAGAGCTGATACTTGAGCGAAGAGCTGCCGCAATTCAGAACCAGAACCTTCATGTGTAGAACCTCCCTTGACCTCTACGATCCCTCCCGCTACATTGTCGATAGATTTCGGGAGGGATCTCCGATGACGCAACCTGTGGTCTGTATTGTTGCGGAATACAACCCGTTGCACAACGGGCACGCCTGGCATATCGCACAGTCCAGGGCAACCAGCGGCGCCCGGGCCGTCATGGTGGTGCTCTCCTCACACTTCGTCCAGCGGGGTGAACCCGCCTTCCTGGACAAGTGGACCCGTACCCGTCTGGCCCTGGAAGCGGGAGCCGATCTCGTCCTGGAGCTTCCCACCTACTTCTCCTGCTCCAACGCGGGGGTCTTCGGCAACGCCGCGGTGGACATCGCCGCCGCGACCGGGGTCGTGACCGACATGGCCTTCGGGATGGAGACACCGGAATGCGATCTGGAGCGGACCGTAGACATTCTAGTGCACGAACCGCCTCAATTCAAGGAAGCGCTCCGCACCAATCTCGAAGCGGGCTACTCCTACGTGGAAGCCCGCTCCCGCGCCCTGGGCTCCCTCTGCCCGGAAGGAGAGGAGCTGCTCCGCAGGCCCAACAACTCCCTGGCCGTGGCCTACTGCATGCGCATCACCGCAAGACACCTGGGCATCCGACCCCGGGCGATCCAGCGCCGGGGCGGCGGCTACCACAGCGAGGCCCCCCATCCCATGGCCGGCGCTTCGGCGGTGCGGCGGATGGTGCGGCAGGGGGAAGAGACCGACGCGGAGAAGGCCCTCCCCGCCTTCACCTGGCGGGCCGTCCGCGAGGCCCTGGAGGCCGGGCGGATTCCCCTGGACTCCGATCTCCTCTGGCGCTGCGTCCGCACGGTGCTGCTCCGGAACACCCCCCGGGAGACGGCAGCCTCCTCGGAGATGGCCGAAGGTCTGGAACACCGTCTCCACCGGGCGGCCCTGGCCTGCACCTCCTGGGAGGAAGCCGTGGATTTCTGCACCTCCCGGCGCTATCCCCGGGGCCGGATCCAGCGTCATTTCATCCATCTGCTGCTCGGGATCACCCACAGCTTCGGCCGTCGTCTCCAGCGGACAGGCCCGCCCTATATCCGGATCCTCGGCGCAACCGGCAGGGGCAGAACAGTGCTGAAGGAGATCAAGAGCCGCGCAGCCCTGCCCATCCTCTCCAAAGCGGCAGCGCCCCGGGGCACCCCTGCCTATGAGGTGGTCGCGCTGGAACACCGGGCCGCCGCACTCTGGGAGAACCTGGTGCCCGCCCCCCAGGCACGCACCGAAGCGCGCCGCAGCACGGTCGTCACCGATTGAACCGCACCGGCGGGAAACGCTCCCGCATCCTCCGGAAGACCCCCGGCGGCACCATGCTGTGCACGGAACCCCCGAAGTTGTAGACCTCCTTGACCATGCTGCTGGACAGATAGGAGTACTCCGGTTCGGTGACGATGAAAAAGGTCTCGATCTCCGGGGCCAGCTGTCTGTTCATCTGGGCCAGCTGGAATTCGTACTCGAAGTCGGAGAGCGCCCGCAATCCCCGGATCACCACCCTGCTCTGCACCTGGCGCATGAAATCCACCAGCAGTCCCTCGAAGCAGGTGACGGTGACATTGGGCATGTGGCTCAAGGCCTCGCGGGACATGGCCTCCCGCTCCTCCACGCTGAAGGTGGCCTGTTTCTGGGGATTCAGCAGGACGGCCACCACCAGTTCGTCGAAATGGGTGGCCGCCCGCTCCGCGATATACAGATGGCCGTTGGTAATGGGATCAAAGGATCCCGGATAGACAGCTCGTATCATCCTACGCCTCCAGGTCAGTCCGCTCCAGAAAGGTGAGCACCGTTTCGCCGTACGTCCTGTCCCTCCGCTCGAATCCCGCCGGTGTCTCCGGCAGCACAACCCGCGAGGAGTGCTCCAGAACAAAAACACCCCGGGGTCGGAGCAGCGCCGCAATGCCCGGAAAGAGCGCACCCAGCAGCGGCTGCTCCCAGCCGTCCCCATAGGGGGGGTCGGCAAAGACGACATGGAAGGGAGCGAAGCGGCGTTCCAGAAGGGGGAGGCTCTTGCGGACATCCACGGCGAGCACCTCCACACTCCCCTGCGGCGCGGTGCGCCGCAGCTCCGCCGCCCGCCGTCTGTCCCGCTCCACCATCACCACCAGACCGGCGCCGCGACGGAGCGCCTCGCCACCGACCCTTCCCGTTCCGGCGAAGAGATCGAGAACACGCTCTTCCGTTACGGGGCCGAGTATGTTGAACAGCGCCTGGAGCACCTTCCGGGAGGTCGGTCGAACCGGCTTCACAAAACCATCCTTCCACACTATACTGTAGCACGTTTGCTCGATTCTTCACGATTCACAGCAAAAAAAGGAGTGAGCCCATGGCAGGACTCTCGAAAGGCAAACAGGCACTCAAACCGGAACTTCTGCTCCTGGCGTGCACCCATCTGGTCAACGATATCCACGCGGCCTTCCTCCCTACGCTGCTCCCGCGGCTCGTGGACAGCCTGGGGATCACCCTCGCCCAGGGGGGGCTCCTGAAATCAATGAACGGACTGGTCCATATCATCGGGCAGCCTGTCTTCGGCCACTACGCCGACGCCTCGCGCAAACCCTTTTTTATCGTACTTGGGCCGATCTGTACAGCACTGGGCCTCGCCCTGCTGCCCTTTGCGCCGAACTACGGCGCCGCCCTGCTCTGCATCGCCATCTACAGCATCGGCAGTGCCGCCTTCCACCCCCAGGGCACCGGGACGGTAGGCCTGGTGGTGCCGCCGGAGCAGCTGGCCTTTTCACTGGCGATCTTCAGCACCGGCGGCATGCTGGGCGCCACACTCAGCCCGCTCTACGCCATCGCCATCACCGAGACCCTCGGGCTGTCTGGGCTTCCGGTCATCCTCCTCCCACCGCTGATCCTCCTGGGCCTCTTCTTCCGCTTCCGCCTCGACCGGGGGATCTCCTCGGAGAAACCCCAGAGCACAGGGGTACGCCTGCTTCCCAATGTGGTCTCCGTATTCCGACAGGTCTACCGCATCTGGAGCATCTCCCTGGCCCGGAACGCGGCCAACCAGGGGATCCGGTTCTTCCTGCCCACCCTGGTCGCCTCCCGGGGCGGTTCGCTCTTCGAGGGCGGGGCCACACTCTTCGCCGTCACCATCACCGGCACGGCGGCATCCATTCTGGGCGGCAAGGTCGCCGACAGACTGGGGAAGCGTGCGTTCCTGGGGCTCTCGCTGACCGCCGCACCGCTTTTCATCCTGCCGGCGACCCTGGCCGAGGGCGCCGGGTCGACGCTCCTCTTCATGGGGGCCATCGCCTGTCTGAACGCCACCATTCCCGTCACCACGGCGCTGGCCCAGGAACGGGTGCCCCACGCCCGCTCCCTGAGCAGCTCCATGGTCATGGGCGTGGCCTTCGGGCTGGCGGGGTTCGTCACCTATCCCATGGGGCTCATCGCCGACCGGTGGTCGGTCACCCTGGCCATCCAGGCCATCACCTTTCTCCCCTGGCTTTCGCTGATCCCGCTGGCCTTCAGCGCCAGGGACCACTCGTTCTAGGCGGGGGTCTCCCGCTCTTTGGCGCCCCCACCGAGATGCCGGGCCGGTTTGATATCCAGCACCGGTGTCCCGTCGATGGCGTCCAGCCCGCGCACCCGCAGCAGCCCTTCTTCGACAGCGGTGATCCGGCACCTGGTGACCCCGATGTTGTTGGGACGCATGGGAGCACAGGTGGAGAAGACCCCCCGCATCGGCCGATCCCGGTCCCCCCGGGGATGGACCTTGACGGAAAAACCGGAGGAACGGTGGAACCAGAAG
The nucleotide sequence above comes from Synergistales bacterium. Encoded proteins:
- a CDS encoding nucleotidyltransferase family protein; translated protein: MTQPVVCIVAEYNPLHNGHAWHIAQSRATSGARAVMVVLSSHFVQRGEPAFLDKWTRTRLALEAGADLVLELPTYFSCSNAGVFGNAAVDIAAATGVVTDMAFGMETPECDLERTVDILVHEPPQFKEALRTNLEAGYSYVEARSRALGSLCPEGEELLRRPNNSLAVAYCMRITARHLGIRPRAIQRRGGGYHSEAPHPMAGASAVRRMVRQGEETDAEKALPAFTWRAVREALEAGRIPLDSDLLWRCVRTVLLRNTPRETAASSEMAEGLEHRLHRAALACTSWEEAVDFCTSRRYPRGRIQRHFIHLLLGITHSFGRRLQRTGPPYIRILGATGRGRTVLKEIKSRAALPILSKAAAPRGTPAYEVVALEHRAAALWENLVPAPQARTEARRSTVVTD
- the tsaA gene encoding tRNA (N6-threonylcarbamoyladenosine(37)-N6)-methyltransferase TrmO; the protein is MNGFPLYPVGRVASPMTVPAHPDAFQDVEAAIEVAPELAQALEGLAPEEEVLILFWFHRSSGFSVKVHPRGDRDRPMRGVFSTCAPMRPNNIGVTRCRITAVEEGLLRVRGLDAIDGTPVLDIKPARHLGGGAKERETPA
- a CDS encoding MFS transporter, producing MAGLSKGKQALKPELLLLACTHLVNDIHAAFLPTLLPRLVDSLGITLAQGGLLKSMNGLVHIIGQPVFGHYADASRKPFFIVLGPICTALGLALLPFAPNYGAALLCIAIYSIGSAAFHPQGTGTVGLVVPPEQLAFSLAIFSTGGMLGATLSPLYAIAITETLGLSGLPVILLPPLILLGLFFRFRLDRGISSEKPQSTGVRLLPNVVSVFRQVYRIWSISLARNAANQGIRFFLPTLVASRGGSLFEGGATLFAVTITGTAASILGGKVADRLGKRAFLGLSLTAAPLFILPATLAEGAGSTLLFMGAIACLNATIPVTTALAQERVPHARSLSSSMVMGVAFGLAGFVTYPMGLIADRWSVTLAIQAITFLPWLSLIPLAFSARDHSF
- the coaD gene encoding pantetheine-phosphate adenylyltransferase, which encodes MIRAVYPGSFDPITNGHLYIAERAATHFDELVVAVLLNPQKQATFSVEEREAMSREALSHMPNVTVTCFEGLLVDFMRQVQSRVVIRGLRALSDFEYEFQLAQMNRQLAPEIETFFIVTEPEYSYLSSSMVKEVYNFGGSVHSMVPPGVFRRMRERFPPVRFNR
- a CDS encoding RsmD family RNA methyltransferase, which codes for MKPVRPTSRKVLQALFNILGPVTEERVLDLFAGTGRVGGEALRRGAGLVVMVERDRRRAAELRRTAPQGSVEVLAVDVRKSLPLLERRFAPFHVVFADPPYGDGWEQPLLGALFPGIAALLRPRGVFVLEHSSRVVLPETPAGFERRDRTYGETVLTFLERTDLEA